One genomic window of Luteitalea pratensis includes the following:
- a CDS encoding proline dehydrogenase family protein, with amino-acid sequence MIDALSKAAFGTLAGSTTLKRLASRYGMRGDGGFARRFVAGEHIDEAIAAARSVEAQGLSQTLDLLGESVASEVEASAATNAYLEMIPRIAEAAIGRNISIKLTQLGLDQSPDIAGRHLGTILARAHDEAFFVRVDMENSPYVEDTLTLVEAAWHEGLTNVGVVLQSALKRSESDLDRVLALGMRVRLVKGAYKEPASLAWQSKADVDAAYVRMLERLLAQGRFPAIATHDPAMIAETCRIAGTSGLAASAFEFQMLYGVRRDLQAALMRDGFGVRVYIPYGREWFPYFMRRLGERPANVGFVLKSLVRDR; translated from the coding sequence ATGATCGACGCGCTCTCGAAGGCGGCCTTCGGCACGCTGGCCGGGAGTACGACGCTGAAGCGACTGGCCAGCCGCTACGGCATGCGCGGCGATGGCGGCTTCGCCCGGCGCTTCGTGGCCGGCGAGCACATCGATGAAGCGATTGCCGCGGCCCGCAGTGTCGAGGCCCAGGGACTCTCGCAGACACTCGACCTGCTTGGCGAGAGCGTCGCGAGCGAGGTGGAGGCCAGCGCCGCCACCAACGCTTACCTCGAGATGATCCCGCGTATCGCCGAGGCCGCCATCGGCCGCAACATCTCGATCAAACTGACACAACTCGGCCTGGACCAGTCTCCCGACATCGCCGGGCGCCACCTCGGAACCATCCTCGCCCGTGCACACGACGAGGCGTTCTTCGTCCGCGTGGACATGGAGAACTCGCCATACGTCGAGGACACGCTGACGCTCGTCGAGGCGGCGTGGCACGAGGGGCTGACCAACGTCGGCGTAGTGCTGCAGTCGGCCCTCAAGCGAAGCGAGAGTGATCTGGATCGGGTGCTCGCCCTCGGGATGCGGGTTCGCCTGGTGAAGGGTGCCTACAAGGAGCCCGCGTCGCTGGCGTGGCAGTCCAAGGCCGACGTGGATGCCGCCTATGTCCGGATGCTGGAGCGCCTGCTCGCCCAAGGGCGGTTCCCGGCCATCGCGACGCACGATCCGGCGATGATTGCCGAAACATGCCGGATCGCAGGGACATCCGGCCTGGCGGCGTCGGCCTTCGAGTTCCAGATGCTTTACGGCGTGCGCCGCGACCTCCAGGCGGCCTTGATGCGCGATGGGTTCGGTGTCCGTGTCTACATTCCGTACGGGCGCGAATGGTTCCCATACTTCATGCGTCGCCTTGGTGAACGCCCCGCGAACGTCGGGTTCGTCCTGAAGAGCTTGGTCCGCGATCGCTGA
- a CDS encoding M20/M25/M40 family metallo-hydrolase yields MERARQLLRDLVAINSVNPSLVPGAPGEADAAACLAACLRESGLDVTVTEAAPGRPNVVGVLEGAQPGPTLLLCGHLDTVGVEGMDSPFTPVERDGRLYGRGTQDMKAGVAACVGAVRLLAAEGLAKGRVLVAGVADEEYASIGAEALVRDWRADGAVITEPTDLSVAVAHKGFAWLELQTFGKAAHGSRADEGRDAILAMGRVLGVLERFDQELRARPTHPLLGSGSLHASTIAGGTEASVYPAHCRLFMERRTLPGEDGARALHEVEQMLAVLRKNDPEFRADVRLVVERPGYDLDQAAELPQQLVVAGRARGLEARISGMTYWTDAAIFGGAGIPTVIFGPRGAGLHSPVEYVELSSVDECAFTLAALARQFLG; encoded by the coding sequence GTGGAACGCGCCCGCCAGTTGCTGCGCGACCTGGTCGCCATCAACTCCGTGAACCCGTCGCTGGTGCCCGGCGCGCCTGGCGAGGCCGATGCCGCGGCGTGCCTGGCCGCATGTCTGCGCGAGTCCGGCCTCGACGTCACCGTGACCGAGGCCGCTCCCGGCCGCCCCAATGTCGTCGGCGTGCTCGAAGGCGCGCAGCCGGGGCCGACGTTGCTGTTGTGTGGTCACCTCGACACCGTGGGCGTCGAGGGCATGGACAGCCCGTTCACGCCCGTCGAACGGGACGGACGACTGTATGGCCGCGGCACGCAGGACATGAAGGCGGGTGTTGCCGCGTGCGTTGGCGCCGTGCGGCTACTCGCGGCAGAGGGCCTGGCGAAGGGCCGCGTGCTCGTCGCCGGCGTCGCCGACGAGGAGTACGCGAGCATCGGGGCCGAAGCCCTCGTGCGCGACTGGCGCGCCGATGGTGCGGTGATCACCGAACCGACGGACCTGAGTGTCGCCGTGGCGCACAAGGGATTCGCCTGGCTGGAGCTGCAGACGTTCGGCAAGGCCGCGCATGGCAGCCGCGCGGACGAGGGACGCGACGCGATCCTCGCGATGGGCCGTGTGCTCGGCGTGCTCGAACGGTTCGACCAGGAACTGCGCGCCAGGCCGACGCATCCCTTGCTCGGGAGTGGTTCGCTGCACGCCTCGACCATTGCCGGAGGCACCGAGGCGAGTGTGTACCCGGCGCACTGCCGCTTGTTCATGGAACGCCGCACGCTGCCCGGTGAAGACGGCGCGCGGGCGCTGCACGAGGTCGAACAGATGCTGGCCGTGCTGCGCAAGAACGACCCGGAGTTCCGTGCCGACGTGCGCCTCGTGGTGGAGCGCCCCGGCTACGATCTCGATCAGGCCGCGGAGTTGCCGCAGCAGCTCGTCGTCGCCGGGCGGGCGCGCGGGCTCGAGGCGCGGATCAGCGGCATGACCTACTGGACCGACGCCGCGATCTTCGGCGGCGCCGGCATTCCCACCGTCATCTTCGGCCCGCGTGGCGCCGGCCTGCACAGCCCGGTGGAGTACGTCGAGCTGTCCAGCGTCGACGAGTGCGCGTTCACGCTCGCCGCCCTGGCGAGACAGTTTCTCGGCTGA
- a CDS encoding TolB family protein, whose protein sequence is MNVRSTLVAATVAFAAAGLLRPDTLLMAQPPHAPAMPPVPANLGALEGHLADIRMLTDKGENAEAYFSPDGTHLIFQSSPDPVSCDQMYVMKIDGTDRRRVSNGEGRTTCGFFTTDARQITYASTHGKAAACPERPSMAQGYVWPIFDGYDIYKANADGSGAVALTRTPGYDAEATMGPHGRIVFTSVRDGDMELYTMAGDGSDVKRLTNLPGPDGGAFYSPDGTQIAFRGRHPQAGTPEFTEYFALLKQGLWRPTSTELYIVNADGSQLRQITNNGAANFAPFWTPDGKRLIFSSNLHNVKGRNFDLFLIDANGSGLEQVTHHPDFDGFPMFSPDGKALVFASNRQQKTRGDTNIFTARWKP, encoded by the coding sequence ATGAATGTTCGTTCGACCCTCGTGGCCGCGACCGTTGCCTTCGCGGCGGCGGGCCTGCTGCGCCCTGACACGCTTCTGATGGCACAGCCGCCGCATGCGCCGGCGATGCCGCCGGTTCCGGCCAACCTCGGTGCACTCGAGGGCCACCTGGCCGACATCCGCATGCTGACCGACAAGGGCGAGAACGCCGAGGCCTATTTCTCGCCCGACGGTACGCACCTGATCTTCCAGTCATCGCCCGATCCGGTCTCCTGCGACCAGATGTACGTGATGAAGATCGACGGCACCGACCGGCGCCGGGTGAGCAATGGCGAGGGACGCACGACGTGCGGCTTCTTCACCACGGACGCCAGGCAGATCACCTACGCGTCGACGCACGGCAAGGCCGCCGCGTGTCCCGAGCGGCCCTCGATGGCGCAGGGCTACGTGTGGCCGATCTTCGATGGCTACGACATCTACAAGGCGAACGCCGACGGATCGGGGGCCGTGGCGCTGACCAGGACGCCTGGTTACGACGCCGAGGCGACGATGGGGCCGCACGGACGCATCGTGTTCACGAGCGTGCGCGACGGCGACATGGAGCTCTACACCATGGCCGGCGACGGGTCGGACGTGAAGCGCCTGACCAACCTCCCCGGCCCGGACGGCGGCGCGTTCTACTCGCCCGACGGCACGCAGATCGCCTTCCGCGGCCGCCACCCGCAGGCCGGCACTCCCGAGTTCACCGAGTACTTCGCGCTGCTCAAGCAAGGCCTGTGGCGCCCGACTTCGACCGAGCTGTACATCGTGAACGCGGACGGTTCGCAGCTGCGCCAGATCACCAACAACGGCGCAGCCAACTTCGCGCCGTTCTGGACGCCTGACGGCAAGCGGTTGATCTTCTCGTCCAATCTGCACAACGTGAAGGGCCGCAACTTCGACCTGTTCCTGATCGACGCCAACGGCTCCGGACTCGAGCAGGTCACGCACCACCCCGACTTCGACGGGTTTCCGATGTTCTCGCCCGACGGCAAGGCGCTCGTATTCGCGTCCAACCGGCAGCAGAAGACACGGGGCGACACCAACATCTTCACGGCCCGCTGGAAGCCCTGA